One segment of Carya illinoinensis cultivar Pawnee chromosome 13, C.illinoinensisPawnee_v1, whole genome shotgun sequence DNA contains the following:
- the LOC122292506 gene encoding lysosomal Pro-X carboxypeptidase-like has product MKSPISSLQWLPLILFLVISTSVLSTTTATTLFDIPRLSPLGGILQDPETVLSANVSDDFETFYYNQTLDHFNYMPESYSTFPQRYVINSKYWDGANRSAPILAYLGAEAPLDGAMYGIGFLTDNAAEFKSLLVYIEHRYYGKSIPSGSSREVAPGKASTLGYFNSAQAIADYAEIIIYLKEKLQAQYSPVIVIGGSYGGMLASWFRLKYPHVAIGALASSAPILYFDDIIPQDGYYCIVTKDFREASETCYQTIKNSWSIIDEVASKPDGLSILSKTFKTCNPLDSIYELKNYLRLMYSQVAQYNSPPHYPVTIVCGGIDGAPPETDILDKVFAGVVAYKGNSKCYVNAPENISETTVGWRWQRCTEMVIPIGITNNTMFQPSPFNLSSFTEKCRSLYGVTPRPHWVTTYYGGHDIKLVLNKFGSNIIFSNGLRDPYSSGGVLVNISESIVAVHTVNGSHCLDLQANQSTDPEWLVRQREVEVKIIKGWITQYYVDLLAFSQSQ; this is encoded by the exons atgaaaTCTCCAATATCTTCATTGCAATGGCTTCCTTTGATCCTCTTTCTTGTCATCTCAACCTCTGTACTCAGTACTACTACTGCAACAACGCTATTCGATATTCCTAGATTGAGTCCGCTTGGAGGAATTCTGCAAGATCCTGAAACAGTATTGTCTGCAAATGTTTCGGATGACTTCGAAACATTTTACTATAATCAAACACTTGATCACTTCAACTATATGCCTGAAAGCTATTCCACTTTTCCGCAGAGATATGTGATCAATTCCAAATATTGGGATGGTGCAAATCGTAGTGCACCAATTTTAGCTTATCTTGGCGCAGAAGCACCGTTGGATGGGGCCATGTACGGCATCGGATTTCTCACTGATAACGCCGCGGAGTTTAAGTCTCTCTTAGTATACATAGAG cACCGATATTATGGGAAGTCGATACCATCGGGTTCAAGCAGGGAAGTAGCACCTGGAAAAGCAAGCACTCTCGGGTACTTCAACTCAGCCCAAGCTATAGCAGATTATGCAGAAATCATCATCTATTTGAAGGAAAAACTACAAGCACAATATTCTCCAGTAATTGTAATTGGAGGATCATATGGAGGAA TGCTAGCTTCATGGTTTCGGCTAAAGTATCCTCACGTTGCCATTGGAGCCTTGGCCTCATCAGCTCCAATCCTTTACTTCGATGACATAATCCCACAAGATGGATATTACTGTATTGTCACCAAGGATTTTAGG GAAGCTAGTGAGACTTGCTACCAAACTATAAAAAATTCATGGTCTATAATCGATGAAGTTGCATCTAAGCCGGATGGTCTTTCTATCCTTAGCAAGACATTCAAGACTTGCAA tcCCCTGGACTCAATTTATGAGCTCAAGAACTATTTGAGGTTGATGTATAGCCAAGTGGCTCAATATAACAGTCCCCCACATTATCCGGTTACCATTGTCTGCGGTGGCATAGATGGAGCTCCTCCTGAAACAGATATTCTTGACAAAGTATTTGCAGGTGTTGTTGCCTATAAGGGAAATAGTAAATGCTATGTCAATGCACCTGAAAATATATCTGAAACAACTGTAGGTTGGAGATGGCAG AGATGCACTGAGATGGTGATACCCATTGGAATTACCAATAATACAATGTTCCAGCCGTCACCTTTTAACCTAAGCAGCTTCACCGAGAAGTGCAGAAGCTTATATGGTGTAACTCCTCGCCCACATTGGGTCACTACTTACTATGGAGgccat GATATAAAATTGGTTCTCAACAAGTTTGGAAGCAACATCATATTCTCCAATGGTCTCAGAGATCCTTATAGTAGCGGAGG GGTGCTTGTAAACATATCAGAGAGTATCGTTGCCGTCCATACAGTTAACG GATCTCATTGCTTGGATCTTCAAGCAAATCAAAGTACTGATCCGGAGTGGTTGGTCAGGCAGCGAGAGGTGGAGGTGAAGATCATCAAAGGATGGATCACCCAGTACTACGTTGATCTTCTCGCTTTCAGTCAAagtcaataa